Within Ovis aries strain OAR_USU_Benz2616 breed Rambouillet chromosome 11, ARS-UI_Ramb_v3.0, whole genome shotgun sequence, the genomic segment GCACCCCAGAGGATTTGGATTCACCTGAAAAGCTGTGAGGTCCACAGGCCAAGAGCTCCGAGGTCAAGGAGCACGTTTCTGGAGTCAGAGGGATGATGGCGGTTCCTCCGTGTGAAGAAGACCAGGGTGTGCAAATAGACTGCTACTGTGGAGAGGTAAGAAAGGTCACTGGCATTCTGGGGGCACGAAAAGCCTGTGGGTCAATCATGATTTAATTAGGTTTCATGAGCCatgtgcgtgcctgtgtgctttgtcgttgtctgactctgtgactgactgtgaccccatgagggtcaacccgccaggctcctctgtccgtggaattttccaggcaagagtactggaatggattgccatttcctcctccagggggatcatcccaacccagggattgaacccgcatctcctgcattggcaggcggattctttaccactgagccactaaatGCTGGTAGGAGGGGCCCCCATTGCCTCACCGGCCTCATCTGGAACTGCTTTGCCCCGGGATGTCTCTGTCCCAGTCCCTCTGGCCTTTTTCAGCCTCTGAAATGTGCTCTGTTCCCGCTGCCCTCACACATGGTGTTGCTGTTGCCTGGGATACTGGCTTCCTCCTCATCTTCCAGGGCTCTGTTCCAAGGTCACCACCACCTCCAGGGAGATCAGTCTCCAGCCCTTGCCTCAGTCAGAGCTTCCTAGCTGCTGTGTTTCTCCTTTGGAGCAGATACTGTAATGATTTCAAGTTTGTTTTGATCACTGCCATCCCTGTGCTATGCTTAGCACCTGATGGGGATTTAAATCAAGATGGTTCATGGCACGAATGAATGAGccttaagagaaaaaggaaggttgGACTGCAGGAGTGGGagtgggtggtgggggtgagggatgTCAGGAGTATCActgcctccctccagcccagccagGGCCTTGGGCCCAGCCTCTGGGAGTCCCCGACAAGCGTCAGAGGGACAGTGGTGGGCTGTAGCTTCTTGGGACTTGTCCACAGCAGCATGACTGCCTTTGGCTGCCTGAAGCCTCAGCTTCTGTGTGACAGTGTAAGTACCAGGCTCCACAGAGATGTCAGTCGTGTAGCTTCTGCCTGCAGCTGTGGCCCCGCCAAGCCCCAGGAACAGACAGTGGGAGCAACCACACAGAGCAGTGGAAACAGCTCAGCCACAACAGGTCACCCCGTGGTCGTGTATGTTAGCCCCAACAGGGACGGGgctgccctgcccacctcccacaAGCATCTAGTCTGTGGGAAAGTGAGTTGTTATTCCCTCTGTAAATGAGAGAGTTTGCTCTGTGGTTTTATCAAACTGCCTTTGAGTCGGGACTGACCAAATCAAGTTTCTGTGTTCACCTTGGGGCACAGGTACAGTTCAGCCATTCCGTAAATGTTTATTGACAGCCTGTGGGCCAGGTGCCACGTGGGTGCAGAAAAGGGACTGAGTCTCACAGCTGACAGTCACGGATGAGCACACGATGCACTCCTTAAACGCCGCTCAGAAAACACACGCACTCCGGCCTATTAAaaggtttattttcttctttatgctcAGAAACAATGAAGTGGTCTTGCCCCCCAAAGGGTCTCATCCTGAAGGAATGGGAGGCAGAGAGAGTGACAGGAGGGGGTGTAGGTGTGAGGTTGAATGTGGGAGTGCTTTCCCCCTCTTTTCCTATTATCACTCCTCTTCGGCTCCCCCTCCAAAAAATTGAGGTGTGAACACAGCTTGCCACCCACTGGGGGACTGGGGAAGCACAGCTGAAGTCAAAAAATTAATGCCCATGTTCCACAAGAGCTGGGTCCAGTGCGTatctggtggggggtgggggagtggggggggggcatTGGTCGAGGAAGCCGCTgggtggaggggaagggaagagggactGGGATCCCCCTCAGTGACAGTGGGGGTCTTGGTCCTGCCTCCACctgcccccccgcccctgccatcCACTCCCTTCTTCCAGCCTCCCTTCCTAGCAGAACTGGTCGTCGTAGTCCTCATCCTTCAGCCCCTTGAGCCGCAGTCGGGCAAAGTCCTCAAACACAATGTCGTCGTCTGTGGCATAGCTTGGTGGTAGAGAggagggggtgaggtgggggccctaggcctcctccacctcccagtcccctcccctcccagagaCAGAGGCGCCGGCCAGAGCAGCCTTGGGACTGGAGATGTTTGCAGAAGGGACAGAGAAGGGGTGGTAGTTGGCAGCTCATTAGCCTAAGTCCTCTCAATTGGATGCTTCAACCATCCCGCCTCCCAAAGGGAAAAATAGGGTAGATCTGAATGTTACAGGAATCTGTCCAGAGAGTCAACGCTTGAAGGGGTGGGGCACTCTTACTTGGTATCGAATTCAATGAGGTTGGTGTCCACAGGGGCATCTGTTTCAGGAGCAGCTGAGGGGAGGAGAgccggggggtgggtgggtacTAAAAGGACCAGCTTTCCTCTCCGCTGGCCTTGCTTCAGACCCTCCCTTTGTGGGCTTGGGTGGGTGGCAGGCTCACCTGATTGGGGCCTGGGAAGGGCGATGTGATCATGGGGCTTGGGGTGCATGAGAACAAAAGGCAGCTCCACTGAGACGTCCCTGGGATTGggggagaggtggcaagaagagaTGATAGTGCAGAGCCAGAGGAAACCCctgtgccccaccccacccccaggctcccccCAGCCCAGCACTCACCCGCCTCGAGATACCACCAGCTTCACCTTGACCCTGTAGGACACCAGGATCCCCAGCACCTCCTTGTTGGCACCCTCCTTCACGCTGCAGTTGGGGGAAGGGGTTGGACCAGAGCCCACTGCTCTGCCCACTGCCCACCCCGGGGCCCCCATGAGGAGGCGGACTACAGATACCAGCATGCTCATGTCACGTAAAGTACTCTGCTGTGGTCCTTCTCATCGCTCTCTCAGTAAAAGCCCAAGTCCTTACAGCCCAGCCACCCTGCACTGTCTTGCTCTCCATCAGCCCTCTGACCCCACTTCCAGCTCCCAGGCTGGCCTCCAAGGCTTGCTGTGTGTGGTCGTGtacagaggggtggggaggggtgaaaTCCAGCCCCTACTTTATGAAGCTGTTGCCCCTAGAGGGCCTGCCTCAGACACCCGGGTGGTCCACCTCAGGGTCTTTGTGCCTGCGGTACCCTCTGCCTGGAGCGCTCCTGCCCTGCACATCCACATGACATACTCCCTTGGCGTCTTCACCCAGAATCCACCTCTGGATcaggcctccccatcccttcTACCACCCTCCCCTTTATATCTCCCATGTCAGTCTTGCTTTTTCTCCTTAACACCTGTCACTAAACACACTACACATTCTGTCCTGTATCTGATTTGTCTGGCCTCCCTCTGAGAACAGGAGAGGTGTTTGGGATCTATTCAGTGATAGAGCCCTGGCCCCGGGGACAGAACCTGGCACACAGCCGCACAGAATGGGTGTCTAGTTTCCTGCGCTGCAGCCAGCCCCCCTCCCTGCCGACTCCCCCTCACATGGTGCTGGACGCCAGGTTGGTGTCCTCGTGCTTGAGCTTCCCATCCAGGGCGAGGCCGCGCTTCTCCCGGTTGTTGCTGAGCAGGGGGGTTATGGTGTACACCTTACAGAATGTGGAACTGGGTGACACCTGGTCACTGCAGGGTGGGGACAAGAGAGGGAGACTCTGAGGGGGCAGGCGGGGCAAGGGGGCAGCTCCCACCCCCAGCGGCCTCTCCCGCATCACCAGCCCCTCCTCTCTGTGGGCACGGGTCACAAGGAGTAGGTTTTGGCTCAAGCTGCTCAAGAAAACGGGCAGCTCAGAGCCACCCTCAGACTGGAGGGAATGCCCTTGTAAGTTGAGACAGTTTGAGAAGAACCACCCACGTCCCCATGTTCCCAGGGCCCACCCTTCCCAGGGCTGTTCTGCTACTCACTCTTGTTCAACCTGAGCCACGGGACACTTGTACTGGGCAGTGCTGAAGAGGCAGATGTCGGCGTACTGTCTCACTGTGGGGGGAAGGGGCCGGGTGCCAAGCCGGGGCATGGGGTACAGACAACCCCCTACTTAGCTCCAGACCTAGGCCCCAGGCCATCACTGCCCCGGCCCCTCTGAGGACCCTCACTGCCCCTCCATCTCATCTCAGGACAGACAGCCTGAGGTCTTTGAGCCCTGTGGGTCTCCCAAACTGGGCTCTGTCCTGGGACTGAGCTGATGCTTGAGGCCACGTTGGCAGAAACTGCCCACCCCACCGCCTCGCCGACCACCATAAGGCCCCCTTCCAACCCCCACCTCCTACCAGAGACTTTGATCTTCTTGACAGTCTTGGTGGAGTTATTGGTGACGTGGACATTGACATTGAGGGGCTCCCCATGGTAGTACAGCTTTTGAGGGGAGGGGGTCAGGTTAATTGGGTGTTTTCACTGGTCCTGTTATTAGCATGCCCCCCTCCTCACCccggccacacacacacagggttggGCCTCCTCCCAGCCTGTACCCAAGCCCACCCTCAGCTAAGGTGGCCTCCTTTGAAAACATCATCCTGCCCTGTGGTTCCAGCCCTCCCCCAGGGCCTGCACTGCAGCACGTGCATCGCCACCCCACCTCCTTGTCCAGCGAAGCCTCAAGGTGCAGGGACCGGTCAGACATGAGGAAGTGGCGTGTGGTTTCGGCTGAAGGCTGGGGGCCGGGTTTCTCTGGGGCAAACTGCACCTTTCGGATCACCAGACGCACAGAgttcctgggggcagggggtgagaGGTGAGAGGGTCAGTCTTCAGAGGGTCAGACACTGGTTCCCATCTTCCACAGGGGTCCGGGTCAGGCCCAAGGGGAGGTTGCTTCCCTCACCGTTTGTGGCTTTTCTCTTCTAGTGATTTGGCGCAGAAGGCTCGAATCTCAAAGTCTACCCCGCAGGCCTCAAGGGGGTAGAAAAGGTCACATCTTACACAAGGT encodes:
- the ARRB2 gene encoding beta-arrestin-2 isoform X1 is translated as MGEKPGTRVFKKSSPNCKLTVYLGKRDFVDHLDKVDPVDGVVLVDPDYLKDRKVFVTLTCAFRYGREDLDVLGLSFRKDLFIANYQAFPPTPNPPRPPTRLQERLLRKLGQHAHPFFFTIPQNLPCSVTLQPGPEDTGKACGVDFEIRAFCAKSLEEKSHKRNSVRLVIRKVQFAPEKPGPQPSAETTRHFLMSDRSLHLEASLDKELYYHGEPLNVNVHVTNNSTKTVKKIKVSVRQYADICLFSTAQYKCPVAQVEQDDQVSPSSTFCKVYTITPLLSNNREKRGLALDGKLKHEDTNLASSTIVKEGANKEVLGILVSYRVKVKLVVSRGGDVSVELPFVLMHPKPHDHIALPRPQSVPTHPPALLPSAAPETDAPVDTNLIEFDTNYATDDDIVFEDFARLRLKGLKDEDYDDQFC
- the ARRB2 gene encoding beta-arrestin-2 isoform X2; the protein is MGEKPGTRVFKKSSPNCKLTVYLGKRDFVDHLDKVDPVDGVVLVDPDYLKDRKVFVTLTCAFRYGREDLDVLGLSFRKDLFIANYQAFPPTPNPPRPPTRLQERLLRKLGQHAHPFFFTIPQNLPCSVTLQPGPEDTGKACGVDFEIRAFCAKSLEEKSHKRNSVRLVIRKVQFAPEKPGPQPSAETTRHFLMSDRSLHLEASLDKELYYHGEPLNVNVHVTNNSTKTVKKIKVSVRQYADICLFSTAQYKCPVAQVEQDDQVSPSSTFCKVYTITPLLSNNREKRGLALDGKLKHEDTNLASSTIVKEGANKEVLGILVSYRVKVKLVVSRGGDVSVELPFVLMHPKPHDHIALPRPQSAAPETDAPVDTNLIEFDTNYATDDDIVFEDFARLRLKGLKDEDYDDQFC